From the genome of Mycobacterium dioxanotrophicus, one region includes:
- the coaBC gene encoding bifunctional phosphopantothenoylcysteine decarboxylase/phosphopantothenate--cysteine ligase CoaBC encodes MSTTRKHIVVGVAGGIAAYKACTVVRQLTEAGHSVRVAPTESALRFVGAATFEALSGNPVHTGVFEDVHEVPHVRIGQEADLVVVAPATADLLARAASGRADDLLTATLLTARCPVLFAPAMHTEMWFHPATADNVATLRRRGAVVLEPASGRLTGQDSGAGRLPEAEEITTLAQLLLDRGDALPYDMSGVKVLVTAGGTREPLDPVRFIGNRSSGKQGYAMARVLAQRGAEVTLIAGNTAGLVDPAGVEVLHIGSATALRDAVSKRAPGANVLVMAAAVADFRPAHVATSKIKKGASEPSSIDLVRNDDVLAGVVRARADGQLPNMRAIVGFAAETGDANGDVLFHARAKLQRKGCDLLVVNAVGENRAFEVDHNDGWLLSSDGAEVALEHGSKTLMATRIVDSIAAFLRSRGA; translated from the coding sequence ATGAGCACGACGCGGAAGCACATCGTCGTCGGAGTTGCCGGCGGCATCGCCGCCTATAAGGCGTGCACCGTCGTCCGACAACTGACCGAGGCCGGTCACTCGGTGCGGGTGGCCCCGACCGAATCGGCCCTACGGTTCGTCGGTGCCGCCACGTTCGAGGCGCTGTCCGGCAACCCGGTGCACACCGGCGTCTTCGAGGACGTTCACGAGGTTCCGCATGTCCGGATCGGCCAGGAGGCGGATCTCGTCGTCGTCGCACCGGCCACCGCGGACCTGCTGGCCCGGGCCGCCAGCGGACGGGCCGACGATCTGCTGACCGCCACGCTCCTCACGGCGCGATGTCCAGTGCTGTTCGCGCCGGCCATGCACACCGAGATGTGGTTCCACCCGGCCACCGCCGACAACGTCGCGACGCTGCGCCGACGCGGCGCCGTGGTGCTGGAACCTGCTTCCGGCCGGCTCACCGGACAGGACAGCGGCGCCGGCCGCCTGCCCGAAGCCGAGGAGATCACCACCCTGGCGCAGCTGCTGCTCGACCGCGGCGACGCCCTCCCGTACGACATGTCCGGGGTGAAGGTGCTGGTGACCGCGGGCGGTACCCGCGAACCCCTTGATCCGGTGCGGTTCATCGGCAATCGCAGCTCCGGAAAGCAGGGCTACGCCATGGCGCGTGTGCTGGCCCAGCGCGGTGCCGAGGTGACGCTCATCGCCGGGAACACCGCGGGGCTCGTCGACCCGGCCGGCGTCGAGGTGCTGCACATCGGGTCGGCCACTGCGCTGCGCGACGCGGTGTCCAAGCGTGCGCCCGGCGCGAACGTTTTGGTGATGGCGGCTGCCGTCGCCGATTTCCGGCCGGCCCATGTCGCCACCAGCAAGATCAAGAAGGGCGCATCCGAGCCCAGTTCGATCGACCTGGTCCGCAACGACGACGTGCTCGCCGGTGTCGTCCGGGCGCGAGCCGACGGTCAATTGCCAAACATGCGCGCGATCGTCGGGTTCGCCGCCGAGACCGGCGACGCAAACGGGGACGTGCTGTTCCACGCTCGGGCAAAACTGCAGCGCAAAGGCTGTGACCTGCTGGTGGTGAACGCGGTGGGGGAGAACCGGGCCTTCGAGGTCGACCACAACGACGGATGGTTGCTGAGCTCCGACGGCGCGGAAGTCGCCCTGGAGCACGGATCGAAGACGCTGATGGCGACCCGTATCGTGGACTCGATCGCGGCTTTCCTGCGCAGTCGCGGCGCCTGA
- the rpoZ gene encoding DNA-directed RNA polymerase subunit omega yields MSTPHADAQLTAADDVAIDSSAVSAYDTPLGITNPPIDELLDRASSKYALVIYAAKRARQINDYYNQLGDGILEYVGPLVEPGLQEKPLSIAMREIHEDLLEHTEGE; encoded by the coding sequence GTGAGCACCCCGCATGCCGATGCGCAGCTGACCGCTGCGGACGATGTGGCCATTGATTCGTCCGCCGTCAGCGCCTACGACACGCCGCTGGGCATCACCAACCCGCCCATTGACGAGTTGCTGGACCGCGCGTCGAGCAAGTACGCCCTGGTGATCTACGCCGCCAAGCGTGCACGTCAGATCAACGACTACTACAACCAGCTCGGCGACGGCATCCTCGAGTACGTCGGCCCGCTGGTCGAGCCCGGCCTGCAGGAGAAGCCGCTGTCCATCGCGATGCGCGAGATCCACGAGGATCTGCTCGAGCACACCGAGGGCGAGTAA
- the gmk gene encoding guanylate kinase yields MSVGRGVGQPRVVVLSGPSAVGKSTVVRCLRERLPDLYFSVSVTTRAPRPGEVDGVDYFFVSPEQFQKLIETDALLEWAEIHGGLHRSGTPREPVRDAARAGRPVLIEVDLAGAKAVKKAMPEVVSVFLAPPSWDELVSRLTGRGTETPEVMARRLETARAEMAAQGDFDQVVVNRQLDSACAELVSLLVGQN; encoded by the coding sequence TTGAGCGTCGGCCGAGGGGTCGGACAACCCCGAGTCGTGGTGTTGTCCGGCCCCTCTGCCGTCGGGAAGTCCACCGTGGTCCGCTGCCTGCGGGAGCGGCTTCCCGACTTGTATTTCTCCGTCTCCGTCACGACCAGGGCCCCGCGGCCCGGCGAGGTGGACGGCGTCGACTACTTCTTCGTCAGCCCCGAGCAGTTTCAGAAACTGATCGAGACCGACGCCCTGCTGGAATGGGCCGAGATCCACGGTGGCCTGCACCGATCGGGCACGCCACGGGAACCGGTGCGTGACGCCGCCCGGGCCGGCCGCCCAGTGCTGATCGAGGTCGACCTGGCCGGCGCCAAGGCCGTCAAGAAGGCGATGCCCGAGGTCGTCTCGGTCTTCCTCGCACCGCCCAGCTGGGACGAACTGGTGAGCCGATTGACCGGGCGCGGCACCGAGACGCCCGAGGTGATGGCCCGCCGGCTGGAGACGGCGCGGGCCGAAATGGCCGCCCAGGGCGACTTTGACCAGGTCGTGGTGAACCGCCAGTTGGATTCGGCGTGCGCTGAATTGGTATCCTTGCTGGTGGGCCAAAACTGA
- the mihF gene encoding integration host factor, actinobacterial type, translated as MALPQLTDEQRAAALEKAAAARRARAELKDRLKRGGTNLKQVLTDAETDEVLGKMKVSALLEALPKVGKVKAQEIMTELEIAPTRRLRGLGDRQRKALLEKFDQS; from the coding sequence GTGGCCCTTCCCCAGTTGACCGACGAACAGCGCGCGGCAGCGTTGGAGAAGGCTGCTGCCGCACGTCGAGCGCGAGCCGAGCTCAAGGACCGGCTCAAGCGCGGCGGCACCAACCTCAAGCAGGTGCTCACCGACGCCGAGACCGATGAGGTCTTGGGCAAGATGAAGGTCTCCGCGCTGCTCGAGGCCCTGCCCAAGGTGGGCAAGGTCAAGGCGCAGGAAATCATGACCGAACTGGAAATCGCACCGACGCGCCGGCTGCGCGGCCTCGGCGACCGGCAGCGCAAGGCCCTGCTGGAGAAGTTCGACCAGTCCTAA
- a CDS encoding DUF2330 domain-containing protein, which translates to MIRSACAALILLLVGLTANVAAPAWACGCGAYIPDTAGPAVVNERSLLAWNGHREDILMSLNVRGQSNTAAWIMPVPSAADVTLGETGIFDELARLTAPRIEYRDSWWPTFGWLHGFGGAEGLVSAAAPGHHVDVLSNQRIGPFDVTRLAADDPAALSAWLASKGFAHPAGLDRNLAPYLADGWQVVAIRLVPDARGATLTGALQPLRLSFDADRAVYPMRLSQSAKTPQSVDLYVLAEHRMDPTAVPVPGDDPTLQFAGHLDSDAVSDDLAPFVGDGAFLTRWTNEIGTPARISGDYMFAAAANDTPYQQVIYRERDRGDLTGLALVAVVPALCAAVTALIAARILKSRRQAR; encoded by the coding sequence GTGATTCGGTCGGCATGTGCCGCACTCATCTTGTTGCTGGTCGGTCTGACGGCCAATGTCGCGGCTCCTGCGTGGGCCTGCGGCTGCGGCGCATACATCCCCGACACCGCGGGCCCGGCAGTGGTCAACGAACGCTCGCTGCTGGCCTGGAACGGGCACCGCGAGGACATCCTGATGTCGTTGAACGTGCGGGGTCAGTCCAACACGGCGGCGTGGATCATGCCGGTCCCGTCTGCCGCCGACGTCACGCTGGGCGAGACGGGAATCTTCGACGAACTGGCCCGGCTGACGGCACCCCGCATCGAGTACCGCGATTCGTGGTGGCCGACGTTCGGCTGGCTGCACGGCTTCGGCGGTGCCGAGGGCCTGGTGTCGGCTGCGGCACCCGGGCATCACGTCGACGTGCTCAGCAACCAGCGCATCGGCCCGTTCGACGTCACGCGGCTGGCGGCCGACGATCCGGCGGCCCTGAGCGCCTGGCTGGCCTCGAAGGGGTTCGCCCACCCGGCCGGCCTGGACCGGAATCTGGCGCCCTATCTGGCCGACGGCTGGCAGGTGGTGGCCATCCGGCTCGTACCCGACGCGCGCGGAGCCACATTGACCGGCGCGCTGCAACCTTTGCGACTGTCGTTCGACGCCGACCGTGCCGTCTATCCCATGCGCTTGTCGCAATCCGCGAAGACCCCGCAGTCGGTCGACCTCTATGTGTTGGCCGAGCACCGGATGGATCCGACGGCGGTTCCGGTGCCGGGTGACGATCCGACGCTGCAGTTCGCCGGGCACCTGGACTCCGACGCGGTCTCCGACGACCTTGCGCCGTTCGTCGGTGACGGCGCGTTCCTGACCCGCTGGACCAACGAAATCGGCACTCCGGCAAGGATTTCCGGCGATTACATGTTCGCGGCGGCAGCCAACGACACGCCGTATCAACAGGTGATCTACCGCGAGCGCGACCGCGGTGACCTCACCGGGCTGGCGCTCGTCGCAGTGGTCCCGGCGCTCTGTGCGGCCGTCACCGCCCTGATTGCGGCGCGGATACTCAAGTCCCGGCGTCAGGCCAGATAG
- the pyrF gene encoding orotidine-5'-phosphate decarboxylase produces the protein MGGFGERLTAAVAARGPLCPGIDPHPELLRAWGLDADPDGLRRFCDTCVTAFADFAIVKPQVAFFEAYGAAGFTVLEDTMAALRDAGVLVLADAKRGDIGSTMAAYAAAWAGDSPLAADAVTASPYLGFGSLQPLLDTATANGRGVFVLAATSNPEGAGVQRAMAGDRTVAQSIVDAVAEANRAADGAFGVVVGATVTEPPDLSSLGGPVLVPGVGAQGGRPEALGGLGGGKQLLPAVSREVLRAGPGVDELRAAAERMRDAVAYLA, from the coding sequence GTGGGCGGGTTCGGGGAACGGCTGACGGCTGCGGTCGCTGCCCGGGGCCCGCTGTGTCCCGGCATCGACCCGCACCCCGAATTGCTGCGGGCCTGGGGACTGGATGCCGACCCCGACGGGCTGCGCCGGTTCTGCGACACGTGCGTGACGGCATTCGCCGACTTCGCGATCGTCAAACCCCAGGTGGCGTTCTTCGAGGCTTACGGCGCAGCCGGTTTCACCGTGCTCGAGGACACCATGGCGGCGCTGCGCGACGCCGGGGTGCTCGTGTTGGCCGATGCCAAACGCGGTGACATCGGCTCCACGATGGCGGCGTACGCGGCGGCGTGGGCGGGCGACTCGCCGTTGGCGGCCGACGCCGTGACGGCCTCGCCGTATCTCGGGTTCGGCTCGCTGCAGCCGTTGCTCGACACCGCGACGGCAAACGGGCGCGGGGTTTTCGTGTTGGCCGCCACGTCCAATCCGGAAGGTGCAGGCGTGCAGCGCGCAATGGCGGGGGACCGCACGGTCGCGCAGTCGATCGTCGACGCGGTGGCCGAGGCGAACCGGGCGGCCGACGGTGCGTTCGGCGTCGTGGTGGGTGCCACGGTGACCGAGCCGCCCGACCTGAGCAGCCTGGGCGGGCCCGTCCTGGTGCCGGGGGTCGGCGCGCAGGGCGGCCGTCCCGAAGCGTTGGGCGGGCTCGGGGGCGGAAAACAGCTCCTGCCCGCGGTGTCGCGCGAGGTGTTGCGCGCAGGGCCCGGGGTCGACGAGCTGCGGGCGGCTGCCGAGCGGATGCGTGACGCGGTGGCCTATCTGGCCTGA
- the carB gene encoding carbamoyl-phosphate synthase large subunit, translated as MPRRSDLNHVLVIGSGPIVIGQACEFDYSGTQACRVLRAEGLQVSLVNSNPATIMTDPEYADHTYVEPITPAFVEKVIAQQAARGNKIDALLATLGGQTALNTAVALHENGVLEKYGVELIGADFEAIQRGEDRQRFKDIVAKVGGESARSRVCFTMDEVRETVAELGLPVVVRPSFTMGGLGSGMAATVEDVERMAGDGLAASPSANVLIEESIYGWKEYELELMRDGHDNVVVVCSIENVDPMGVHTGDSVTVAPAMTLTDREYQVMRDLGIAILREVGVDTGGCNIQFAVDPRDGRLIVIEMNPRVSRSSALASKATGFPIAKIAAKLAIGYTLDEILNDITKETPACFEPTLDYVVVKAPRFAFEKFPGADPTLTTTMKSVGEAMSLGRNFIEALGKVMRSLETSRAGFWTAPDSELTVEELLTNLRTPTDGRLYDIEQALRLGASVEDVAEASGVDPWFVDQIATLVALRAELVDAPVLDETLLRRAKHSGLSDRQIAALRPELAGESGVRALRERLGIHPVYKTVDTCAAEFDAKTPYHYSSYELDPAAETEVAPQTDKPKVLILGSGPNRIGQGIEFDYSCVHAATTLSAAGFETVMVNCNPETVSTDYDTADRLYFEPLTFEDVLEVYYAEQASGAGGPGVVGVIVQLGGQTPLGLAERLEKAGVPIVGTSPKAIDLAEDRGAFGEVLTTAGLPAPRFGTATSFEQARRIAADIGYPVLVRPSYVLGGRGMEIVYDEETLRGYITRATQLSPEHPVLVDRFLEDAIEIDVDALCDGTEVYLGGIMEHIEEAGIHSGDSACALPPVTLGRSDVEAVRRATEAIAHGIGVVGLLNVQYALKDDVLYVLEANPRASRTVPFVSKATAVPLAKACARVMLGATIAELREEGILARTGDGGTIARTAPVAVKEAVLPFHRFRRADGAQVDSLLGPEMKSTGEVMGIDHDFGTAFAKSQTAAYGSLPAQGTVFVSVANRDKRSLVFPVKRLADLGFRVLATEGTAEMLRRNGIPCDEVRKHFEEPSGAHPLPSAVDVIKAGEVDMVINTPYGNSGPRVDGYEIRSAAVSMNIPCVTTVQGASAAVQGIEAGIRGDIGVMSLQELHSSFEAR; from the coding sequence ATGCCACGCCGCTCTGATCTCAACCATGTCCTGGTGATCGGCTCCGGCCCCATCGTCATCGGACAGGCCTGCGAGTTCGACTACTCGGGAACCCAGGCGTGCCGCGTGCTGCGCGCCGAGGGCCTGCAGGTCAGCCTGGTCAACTCCAACCCGGCGACGATCATGACCGATCCCGAGTACGCCGATCACACCTACGTCGAGCCGATCACCCCGGCGTTCGTCGAGAAGGTCATCGCCCAGCAGGCCGCGCGCGGCAACAAGATCGACGCGCTGCTGGCCACCTTGGGCGGGCAGACCGCGCTGAACACCGCGGTCGCGCTGCACGAGAACGGGGTGCTGGAGAAGTACGGCGTCGAATTGATCGGCGCCGACTTCGAGGCCATCCAGCGTGGCGAGGACCGTCAGCGGTTCAAGGACATCGTCGCCAAGGTCGGTGGCGAATCTGCCCGCAGCCGGGTGTGTTTCACCATGGACGAGGTCCGCGAGACCGTCGCCGAACTCGGCCTGCCGGTCGTCGTGCGGCCGTCGTTCACGATGGGCGGGCTCGGTTCGGGCATGGCCGCGACCGTCGAGGACGTCGAGCGGATGGCCGGTGACGGCCTGGCCGCGTCGCCCAGCGCCAACGTGCTGATCGAGGAGTCCATCTACGGGTGGAAGGAATACGAGCTCGAGCTGATGCGCGACGGCCATGACAACGTCGTGGTGGTCTGCTCGATCGAGAACGTCGACCCGATGGGCGTGCACACCGGTGACTCGGTGACCGTGGCCCCGGCGATGACGCTCACCGACCGTGAATACCAGGTCATGCGCGATCTCGGTATCGCGATCCTGCGCGAGGTCGGCGTCGACACCGGCGGCTGCAACATCCAGTTCGCGGTCGACCCGCGCGACGGCCGGCTCATCGTCATCGAGATGAACCCACGCGTATCGCGTTCCAGCGCCCTGGCCTCCAAGGCCACCGGGTTCCCGATCGCCAAGATCGCCGCCAAGCTGGCCATCGGCTACACCCTCGACGAGATCCTCAACGACATCACCAAGGAAACCCCGGCCTGCTTCGAGCCCACGCTGGACTACGTCGTCGTCAAGGCCCCGCGGTTCGCGTTCGAGAAGTTCCCCGGAGCCGACCCGACGCTGACCACCACCATGAAGTCGGTGGGCGAGGCGATGTCGTTGGGCCGCAACTTCATCGAAGCACTCGGCAAGGTGATGCGCTCGTTGGAGACCAGCCGTGCCGGATTCTGGACAGCACCGGACTCGGAGCTGACGGTCGAGGAGTTGCTCACCAACCTGCGCACGCCGACCGACGGCCGGCTCTACGACATCGAGCAGGCATTGCGGCTGGGCGCCAGTGTCGAGGACGTCGCCGAGGCCTCCGGCGTCGACCCGTGGTTCGTCGATCAGATCGCCACGCTGGTCGCGTTGCGCGCCGAACTGGTCGACGCCCCGGTGCTCGACGAGACGCTGCTGCGGCGGGCCAAGCACAGCGGGCTCTCGGACCGTCAGATCGCCGCGCTGCGACCGGAATTGGCCGGCGAGAGCGGGGTTCGCGCGCTGCGGGAACGCCTCGGCATCCACCCGGTGTACAAGACTGTCGACACGTGCGCGGCCGAGTTCGACGCCAAGACGCCGTACCACTACAGCAGCTATGAGCTCGACCCCGCGGCCGAGACCGAGGTGGCGCCCCAGACCGACAAGCCCAAGGTGCTGATCCTGGGTTCGGGGCCCAACCGGATCGGGCAGGGCATCGAATTCGATTACAGCTGTGTGCATGCTGCGACGACGTTGAGCGCCGCCGGATTCGAGACCGTTATGGTCAACTGCAACCCCGAGACGGTGTCCACCGACTACGACACCGCCGACCGGCTGTACTTCGAACCGCTCACGTTCGAGGATGTGCTGGAGGTCTACTACGCCGAACAAGCTTCCGGCGCAGGGGGACCCGGTGTCGTCGGGGTCATCGTGCAGCTCGGCGGGCAGACCCCGCTCGGGCTGGCCGAACGGCTGGAGAAGGCCGGAGTCCCGATCGTCGGCACCAGCCCCAAGGCCATCGACCTGGCCGAGGACCGTGGCGCGTTCGGCGAGGTGCTGACGACCGCGGGCCTGCCCGCCCCCCGCTTCGGCACGGCCACCAGCTTCGAGCAGGCCCGCCGGATCGCCGCCGACATCGGCTACCCGGTGCTGGTGCGGCCGTCCTACGTGCTCGGCGGGCGCGGCATGGAGATCGTCTACGACGAAGAGACCCTGCGGGGCTACATCACCCGCGCCACCCAGCTGTCCCCGGAGCATCCGGTGCTGGTGGACCGGTTCCTGGAAGACGCCATCGAGATCGACGTCGACGCCCTGTGCGACGGCACCGAGGTGTACCTCGGCGGCATCATGGAGCACATCGAGGAGGCCGGCATCCACTCCGGCGACTCGGCGTGTGCCCTGCCGCCGGTCACGTTGGGGCGCAGCGATGTCGAGGCCGTGCGCCGCGCCACCGAGGCCATCGCCCACGGCATCGGCGTGGTCGGGCTGCTCAACGTGCAGTACGCGCTGAAGGACGATGTGCTCTACGTGCTGGAGGCCAACCCGCGGGCGAGCCGCACGGTGCCGTTCGTGTCCAAGGCCACTGCTGTTCCGCTGGCCAAGGCTTGCGCGCGGGTGATGCTCGGTGCCACCATCGCCGAGTTGCGCGAGGAAGGCATCCTGGCCCGCACCGGCGACGGCGGGACAATCGCGCGCACCGCCCCGGTGGCGGTCAAGGAGGCCGTGCTGCCGTTCCACCGGTTCCGCAGAGCCGATGGCGCACAGGTCGATTCGCTGCTCGGACCGGAGATGAAATCGACCGGTGAGGTCATGGGCATCGACCACGACTTCGGCACGGCGTTCGCCAAGAGTCAGACCGCGGCCTACGGATCGCTGCCGGCGCAGGGCACGGTGTTCGTCTCGGTGGCCAACCGGGACAAGCGCTCGCTGGTGTTCCCGGTGAAACGCCTGGCCGATCTCGGGTTCCGCGTGCTGGCTACCGAAGGCACCGCAGAGATGTTGCGCCGCAACGGTATTCCGTGTGACGAGGTGCGCAAACACTTTGAGGAGCCGAGTGGCGCCCATCCGTTACCGTCGGCGGTCGACGTGATCAAGGCCGGGGAGGTCGACATGGTGATCAACACGCCGTACGGCAACTCCGGGCCCCGCGTCGACGGTTACGAGATCCGCTCGGCGGCGGTGTCGATGAACATCCCGTGCGTCACCACGGTGCAGGGCGCTTCGGCGGCCGTACAGGGTATCGAGGCGGGCATCCGCGGTGACATCGGCGTGATGAGCCTGCAGGAGCTGCACAGCTCCTTCGAGGCGCGGTGA
- the carA gene encoding glutamine-hydrolyzing carbamoyl-phosphate synthase small subunit has protein sequence MTKTNGQGSGSAGTTAVLVLEDGRIFTGTRFGAVGQTLGEAVFSTGMSGYQETLTDPSYHGQIVVATAPQIGNTGWNTEDGESRGDKIWVAGYAVRDPSPRASNWRASGTLDDELVRQGIVGIAGIDTRAVVRHLRTRGSMKAGVFSGDALADADVLLDRVRSQPSMLGADLAGEVSTDASYIVEPEGGHRFTVAAIDLGIKTNTPRNFARRGIRSHVLPSSISFEAIADLKPDGVFLSNGPGDPATADHIVGVTREVLDAGIPLFGICFGNQILGRALGRATYKMVFGHRGINVPVIDHRTGRVAITAQNHGFALEGEAGETFETPFGPAEVSHTCANDGVVEGIRLANGRAFSVQYHPEAAAGPHDANYLFDQFIDLLSGEK, from the coding sequence ATGACGAAGACAAATGGACAGGGCAGCGGATCAGCAGGCACCACCGCGGTGCTGGTGCTGGAGGATGGGCGCATCTTCACGGGAACCCGATTCGGGGCCGTCGGCCAGACACTCGGCGAGGCCGTGTTCTCCACCGGCATGTCCGGCTATCAGGAGACGCTGACCGACCCCAGCTACCACGGGCAGATCGTGGTCGCCACGGCGCCGCAGATCGGCAACACCGGCTGGAACACCGAGGATGGCGAAAGCCGCGGGGACAAGATCTGGGTGGCCGGGTACGCAGTCCGCGACCCGTCGCCGCGAGCATCGAACTGGCGCGCCAGCGGAACTCTCGACGATGAACTGGTGCGCCAGGGCATTGTCGGGATCGCAGGCATCGACACCCGCGCCGTGGTGCGGCACCTGCGCACCCGCGGATCGATGAAGGCCGGCGTGTTCTCCGGTGATGCGTTGGCCGATGCCGACGTGCTGCTCGACCGGGTGCGCAGCCAACCGTCGATGCTGGGCGCCGATCTGGCCGGTGAGGTCAGCACCGATGCCTCGTACATCGTGGAACCCGAAGGCGGACACCGCTTCACCGTCGCTGCCATCGACCTGGGCATCAAGACCAACACCCCGCGCAACTTCGCCCGCCGCGGCATCCGCAGCCATGTGCTGCCGTCGTCGATCAGCTTCGAGGCGATCGCCGACCTCAAACCTGACGGGGTCTTCCTGTCCAACGGGCCCGGCGACCCGGCGACCGCCGACCACATCGTCGGGGTCACCCGCGAGGTGCTCGACGCCGGAATCCCGTTGTTCGGCATCTGCTTCGGCAACCAGATCCTGGGCCGGGCCCTGGGCCGCGCCACCTACAAGATGGTGTTCGGCCACCGCGGCATCAACGTCCCGGTGATCGATCACCGCACCGGCCGGGTCGCGATCACCGCGCAGAACCACGGCTTCGCGCTGGAAGGCGAAGCGGGCGAGACCTTCGAGACCCCCTTCGGCCCTGCCGAGGTCAGCCACACCTGCGCCAACGACGGTGTGGTGGAAGGCATCCGGCTCGCCAACGGCCGAGCGTTCTCGGTGCAGTACCACCCTGAGGCCGCTGCCGGCCCGCACGACGCCAACTACCTGTTCGACCAGTTCATCGACCTGCTGTCAGGGGAGAAGTAA
- a CDS encoding PH-like domain-containing protein, whose translation MNTPTLIASLIMAVLVVLLIAFLIRQMLRGWLHRVQRQADMIGALPPLPDTVSAASVAATKGLYVGTTLVPHWNDKVAAGDLGFRAKAVLTRYPEGIMLQRVGAGPIWIPQESITAIRTERGIAGKALTHDGILAIRWKLPSGTEIDTGFRADNRAEYDRWLEEKA comes from the coding sequence GTGAACACCCCCACGCTCATCGCCTCGTTGATCATGGCGGTCCTGGTCGTCCTGCTGATCGCGTTCCTGATCAGGCAGATGCTGCGCGGCTGGTTGCACCGGGTCCAGCGGCAGGCCGACATGATCGGTGCCCTGCCGCCGCTGCCGGACACCGTCAGTGCCGCATCGGTCGCGGCCACCAAAGGCCTCTATGTGGGCACCACGCTGGTACCGCACTGGAATGACAAGGTCGCCGCCGGTGATCTGGGTTTCCGCGCCAAGGCCGTGCTGACCCGCTATCCCGAGGGGATCATGTTGCAGCGCGTCGGCGCCGGGCCGATCTGGATTCCGCAGGAGTCCATCACCGCGATCCGCACCGAGCGCGGCATCGCGGGCAAGGCGCTCACGCACGACGGAATTCTGGCCATCCGGTGGAAATTGCCCTCGGGGACCGAGATCGACACCGGATTCCGCGCCGACAACCGCGCAGAGTACGACCGCTGGCTTGAGGAGAAGGCATGA